A region from the Desulfuromonas acetexigens genome encodes:
- a CDS encoding CopG family ribbon-helix-helix protein has protein sequence MAIKLSASERERLGKLAEAKKRTAHWLAKEAIDQYLEREEAAERFRRETLERWEEFCQTGRSVPHDAVMEWLESWGGENEAEGPKCG, from the coding sequence ATGGCCATCAAACTGTCCGCGAGCGAACGGGAACGTCTCGGAAAACTGGCGGAAGCGAAAAAACGAACCGCCCATTGGCTGGCCAAGGAAGCCATCGATCAGTACCTTGAACGGGAGGAAGCGGCGGAGCGCTTCCGCCGCGAAACCCTGGAACGCTGGGAGGAGTTCTGTCAGACGGGCCGGAGCGTTCCCCATGATGCCGTCATGGAATGGCTTGAATCCTGGGGCGGCGAAAATGAGGCCGAGGGGCCGAAATGCGGATAG
- a CDS encoding type II toxin-antitoxin system RelE/ParE family toxin, with amino-acid sequence MYIIKRLPEFDDWIDRLRDRPTRIRLLRRLEKAQRGLLGDVASVGDGVFEMREFFGPGWRMYYVQQGEFLIVMLGGGNKNSQIEDIAAAKILAATLKE; translated from the coding sequence ATGTACATCATCAAGCGCTTGCCCGAATTTGACGACTGGATTGACCGTCTGCGCGACCGTCCCACGCGGATTCGCTTGTTGCGTCGTCTTGAAAAGGCGCAACGGGGGCTTTTGGGAGATGTCGCTTCGGTCGGCGATGGTGTCTTTGAGATGCGCGAATTTTTTGGCCCCGGCTGGCGCATGTATTACGTTCAGCAGGGAGAGTTCTTGATCGTCATGTTGGGCGGCGGCAACAAAAACAGTCAGATCGAGGATATCGCGGCAGCCAAGATTCTGGCGGCAACACTTAAGGAGTAG
- a CDS encoding addiction module antidote protein — MGKKVKVGELPEFDMAQYLVSDDDVAEYLRQVLEDGDAGELAAALGHIAKARGMSEIARASGIKREALYKALRPNSHPRFDTIQRVCKALGVKLTATSASN; from the coding sequence ATGGGGAAAAAAGTTAAGGTCGGCGAGTTGCCGGAATTCGATATGGCGCAGTACCTCGTAAGCGATGATGATGTTGCCGAATATTTGCGACAGGTTCTGGAAGACGGCGATGCCGGTGAACTGGCGGCGGCGCTGGGACATATCGCCAAGGCGCGGGGTATGTCGGAAATCGCCAGGGCCAGCGGCATCAAGCGTGAAGCCCTGTATAAGGCGCTGCGCCCCAACAGCCACCCGCGCTTCGATACCATTCAGCGCGTTTGCAAGGCTCTCGGGGTTAAACTGACCGCCACGTCGGCCTCGAACTGA
- a CDS encoding type II toxin-antitoxin system RelE/ParE family toxin gives MRIVWLPAAVADLQRLREFILPHNREAAQRAVKVIKAAVAMIETSPRIGKSAEDLPDYQDLPIPFGAAGYLLRYRIYQGAIYIVAIRHGKEVGYSGGRD, from the coding sequence ATGCGGATAGTCTGGCTGCCGGCGGCGGTTGCCGACCTCCAACGCCTGCGGGAGTTCATCCTCCCTCACAATCGCGAGGCCGCGCAACGGGCGGTCAAGGTCATCAAGGCGGCGGTGGCGATGATCGAAACCAGTCCGCGTATCGGCAAATCAGCGGAAGATCTGCCCGACTACCAGGATCTGCCCATCCCTTTCGGCGCCGCCGGCTATCTGCTGCGCTACCGAATCTATCAGGGCGCGATCTACATCGTTGCGATCCGGCATGGCAAGGAGGTTGGATATAGCGGGGGGAGGGATTAA